The following proteins come from a genomic window of Ictalurus furcatus strain D&B chromosome 14, Billie_1.0, whole genome shotgun sequence:
- the nipsnap3a gene encoding protein NipSnap homolog 3A isoform X1, with the protein MFKIRNVLRRAIIQADSVIFCKTGHEHSRALISTGPQQQHGTFYEFRTYYIQPHLNAAFHKLTSEKVHLRTAHSELVGYWSVEYGGLNQVFHIWKYDSYAQRAAVRAALAQDPNWMEQYISKAMPMLSSQDNEVTYLVPWSKIQKPPKEGGVYELVSFQMKPGGPAVWGESFQGAVCTHAAPGYALPVGVFHSEFGLLNRVHVLWWYESADQRAAVRHKAHSDPRVVSAVRQSVAYLESQKNKLMFPCSYSPLK; encoded by the exons ATGTTTAAAATACGAAATGTGCTTCGAAGAGCGATTATTCAAGCAGACAGCGTCATCTTTTGCAAAACTGGACACGAG CACTCCAGGGCCTTGATCTCAACTGGGCCACAACAACAACACGGAACTTTCTATGAATTTCGCACCTACTATATCCAACCACACCTGAATGCAGCCTTTCACAAGCTGACCAGCGAGAAGGTCCACCTACGCACTGCACATTCTGAGCTTGTGGGCTATTGGAGCGTGGAGTATGGAGGCCTCAATCAGGTCTTCCACATCTGGAAGTATG ACAGCTATGCTCAGCGAGCAGCAGTACGGGCAGCACTGGCGCAGGATCCCAACTGGATGGAGCAGTACATCTCTAAAGCTATGCCCATGCTGAGCTCTCAGGATAATGAAGTTACATATTTGGTGCCCTGGAGCAAGATTCAGAAACCACCTAAAGAAGGCG GTGTGTATGAGCTGGTGTCATTCCAGATGAAACCAGGGGGTCCAGCAGTGTGGGGTGAGAGTTTTCAGGGGGCAGTGTGCACCCACGCTGCACCAGGATATGCTCTCCCTGTGGGTGTTTTCCACTCTGAGTTCGGACTGCTGAATAGAG TGCATGTTCTATGGTGGTATGAGAGCGCAGATCAACGGGCAGCAGTAAGACACAAAGCCCACAGTGACCCTAGGGTTGTGTCTGCAG TGCGGCAGAGTGTAGCCTACCTGGAGTCTCAGAAAAACAAGCTGATGTTTCCCTGCTCCTACTCGCCTCTTAAGTGA
- the thg1l gene encoding probable tRNA(His) guanylyltransferase produces the protein MLSRASALFGNLAKRSSEHLALLCTSCVMAKSKFEYVRCFETDDTCLRNCYIVVRLDGRNFHKFAEQHNFMKPNDDRALGLMARSARSVMEDLEDIAIAYGQSDEFSFVFKRSTNWFKRRGSKLMTHVASQFSSSYVFYWKEYFGEQPLLYPPGFDGRVVLYPTNRNLKDYLSWRQADCHINNLYNTAFWTLVHKGGLSTTQAEERLNGTLSADKNEMLFSEFNMNYNNESPLHRKGTTLIWEKVDETSTKRITLPKEGEKEVTFTRSRRKVTAHNCDIIGDLFWEEHPDILEEDSC, from the exons ATGCTAAGTCGAGCCTCTGCGTTGTTTGGAAATTTAGCGAAGAGAAGCAGTGAACATCTGGCTCTGTTGTGCACCAGCTGTGTTATGGCGAAGAGTAAGTTTGAGTACGTGCGCTGCTTTGAGACTGATGACACGTGCTTACGGAACTGCTACATCGTCGTTCGGCTGGATGGCCGCAATTTTCACAA GTTTGCCGAGCAGCACAACTTTATGAAGCCCAATGATGACAGAGCTTTAGGCCTGATGGCCCGCAGCGCACGCTCCGTCATGGAGGATCTAGAGGACATTGCTATAGCTTATGGGCAGAGCGATGAGTTCAGCTTTGTTTTTAAGAGATCAACCAACTGGTTCAAAAGAAGAGGAAG TAAACTGATGACCCATGTGGCATCACAGTTCTCCTCCAGCTATGTGTTTTATTGGAAGGAGTATTTTGGAGAGCAGCCGCTGCTCTATCCTCCGGGCTTCGATGGCAGAGTTGTTTTATATCCGACCAACCGTAATTTAAAAGACTACTTAAGCTGGAGACAGGCTGACT GCCACATTAACAACTTGTACAACACTGCTTTTTGGACCCTGGTGCATAAGGGTGGACTCTCCACAACTCAAGCAGAGGAGAGACTAAAT GGAACTTTGTCTGCAGATAAGAATGAAATGTTGTTTTCAGAGTTTAATATGAATTACAACAATGAATCACCTCTGCACAGAAAAGGCACCACATTGATCTGGGAAAAA GTCGATGAAACGTCAACTAAAAGGATCACGTTACCCaaggaaggagaaaaagaggtCACTTTTACACGGAGCAGAAGAAAAGTTACCGCTCATAACTGTGATATAATTGGAGATTTGTTCTGGGAAGAACATCCAGACATTTTAGAGGAAGACAGCTGCTGA
- the nipsnap3a gene encoding protein NipSnap homolog 3A isoform X2, whose product MYFATMLHLTHSRALISTGPQQQHGTFYEFRTYYIQPHLNAAFHKLTSEKVHLRTAHSELVGYWSVEYGGLNQVFHIWKYDSYAQRAAVRAALAQDPNWMEQYISKAMPMLSSQDNEVTYLVPWSKIQKPPKEGGVYELVSFQMKPGGPAVWGESFQGAVCTHAAPGYALPVGVFHSEFGLLNRVHVLWWYESADQRAAVRHKAHSDPRVVSAVRQSVAYLESQKNKLMFPCSYSPLK is encoded by the exons aTGTACTTTGCCACCATGCTACACTTGACG CACTCCAGGGCCTTGATCTCAACTGGGCCACAACAACAACACGGAACTTTCTATGAATTTCGCACCTACTATATCCAACCACACCTGAATGCAGCCTTTCACAAGCTGACCAGCGAGAAGGTCCACCTACGCACTGCACATTCTGAGCTTGTGGGCTATTGGAGCGTGGAGTATGGAGGCCTCAATCAGGTCTTCCACATCTGGAAGTATG ACAGCTATGCTCAGCGAGCAGCAGTACGGGCAGCACTGGCGCAGGATCCCAACTGGATGGAGCAGTACATCTCTAAAGCTATGCCCATGCTGAGCTCTCAGGATAATGAAGTTACATATTTGGTGCCCTGGAGCAAGATTCAGAAACCACCTAAAGAAGGCG GTGTGTATGAGCTGGTGTCATTCCAGATGAAACCAGGGGGTCCAGCAGTGTGGGGTGAGAGTTTTCAGGGGGCAGTGTGCACCCACGCTGCACCAGGATATGCTCTCCCTGTGGGTGTTTTCCACTCTGAGTTCGGACTGCTGAATAGAG TGCATGTTCTATGGTGGTATGAGAGCGCAGATCAACGGGCAGCAGTAAGACACAAAGCCCACAGTGACCCTAGGGTTGTGTCTGCAG TGCGGCAGAGTGTAGCCTACCTGGAGTCTCAGAAAAACAAGCTGATGTTTCCCTGCTCCTACTCGCCTCTTAAGTGA